A single genomic interval of Lathyrus oleraceus cultivar Zhongwan6 chromosome 7, CAAS_Psat_ZW6_1.0, whole genome shotgun sequence harbors:
- the LOC127101824 gene encoding uncharacterized protein LOC127101824 produces the protein MAINDKGHCWNFHYCCCCCIAVPLVLATRSRCSEIVAFDPEIERTLHTQRRTVQATNISPPTIESDSEFDYLHNLFASDSELDFAMADNRTLRQLVAPDVNYNGEDPHKHLKEFQGAAKDWIYYLEPNSIASWTALKKVFLERYFSASRAASIRKEICGIRQGNESLTEYWERFKHLVSSCPQHQIIEQLLIQYFYEGLLPMDRNILDTASGGALVDKTSAAAKALIENMSLNSQQFTTRDNFVQSKGVSQIQVSSNKALETRIDELTALVKQLAVAKPQTATLCGICTSPEHPIDTCPILRDESITELPQAYAANLYNQNSQQQNSPQVAAPAPSGPSLEDLVKQMAVNNLQFQQRTDASIQTLNTQMGQLATQINNMQAQGSNQLPAQTVVNLNGPNANVSAISLRSGKVTEPAPEKNKKIIEVPKYAKFLKDLCTSKKRLKGNERVNLGRNTLALIQPKHSPEKATVSSLNQAIPQNCKDPGTFYIPCTIGDTYKFNHSTSEQK, from the exons ATGGCAATaaatgataaag GACATTGTTGGAATTTTcactattgttgttgttgctgcattgctgTTCCGTTAGTCCTGGCTACTAGGTCTCGCTGTTCTGAAATTgttgcttttgatcctgaaataGAGAGAACTTTGCACACACAACGTAGAACAGTCCAGGCTACCAATATTTCACCACCCACAATTGAGTCTGATTCTGAGTTTGACTATTTGCATAACTTGTTTGCTTCGGATTCTGAACTTGATTTTGCAATGGCTGATAATAGAACCTTAAGGCAGTTAGTTGCTCCTGATGTGAATTACAATG gtgaaGATCCACACAAGCATTTGAAAGAATTCCAG ggTGCGGCAAAGGATTGGATTTATTATCTCGAGCCAAACTCAATTGCAAGTTGGACAGCCCTGAAAAAAGTGTTCTTGGAAAGATATTTTTCTGCCTCCAGAGCTGCCTCAATAAGAAAggagatttgtggtattagacAAGGCAATGAGTCGTTGAccgagtattgggagagattcaagcacTTGGTATCTAGCTGCCCTCAACACCAGATCATTGAGCAACTCCTCATCCAATACTTTTATGAGGGGTTGTTACCGATGGACAGGAACATTCTTGATACTGCTAGTGGTGGAGCATTAGTCGATAAAACTTCAGCTGCTGCCAAAGCCCTTATTGAAAATATGTCTCTTAATTCTCAACAGTTCACCACTAGAGACAATTTTGTGCAAAGCAAAGGCGTGAGTCAAATTCAAGTTTCTTCCAATAAAGCTTTAGAGACCAGAATTGACGAACTCACTGCCTTAGTCAAACAGCTGGCAGTAGCAAAACCTCAAACAGCAACTTTGTGTGGCATTTGTACTTCTCCTGAGCACCCGATTGATACTTGTCCTATTCTGAGAGACGAGTCCATTACTGAGCTGCCACAAGCTTATGCAGCCAACCTTTACAATCAAAACAG CCAACAACAGAACTCACCTCAAGTGGCTGCCCCTGCACCTTCCGGACCATCCTTGGAGGATCTTGTTAAGCAAATGGCCGTGAACAACCTCCAGTTCCAACAAAGGACCGATGCTagcattcagaccttgaacacACAGATGGGACAgcttgctactcaaataaataacatgcaagctCAAGGTTCGAACCAACTTCCAGCCCAGACAGTTGTCAATCTGAATGGTCCTAATGCTAATGTGAGCGCAATTTCTTTGAGATCCGGAAAAGTTACAGAACCAGcccctgaaaaaaataaaaaaatcattgaG GTTCCAAAGTATGCAAAATTTCTAAAAGACTTGTGCACAAGTAAGAAAAGGTTGAAGGGCAATGAGAGAGTAAATTTGGGACGAAACACTTTAGCCCTTATCCAACCTAAACATTCACCTGAAAAAGCTACTGTTTCATCCCTCAATCAGGCCATACCCCAAAACTGCAAGGATCCAGGAACTTTTTACATTCCATGTACCATTGGAGATA CATACAAGTTTAATCATTCAACTAGCGAACAGAAGTAA